One window of Oreochromis niloticus isolate F11D_XX linkage group LG23, O_niloticus_UMD_NMBU, whole genome shotgun sequence genomic DNA carries:
- the hapln4 gene encoding hyaluronan and proteoglycan link protein 4, which produces MFSKQLQPLIFVAFILTSALSVSSSPADIEKGRRKVVHVLEDDTGAVIVQTAPGKVVTHRGGSITLPCRFHHEPENVDPARIRIKWTKVTDTLQFEDVFVALGKQQRVFGSYRGRVFLEQAGPGDASVIIQNVTLEDYGRYECEVTNDMEDDTGFVNLDLEGVVFPYYPREGRYKLNYYQAEDACKKQDAILASHSQLHKAWLEGLDWCNAGWLEDGSVQYPISHPRDECGRKDTPAGVRNYGYRHKEDERYDAFCFTSKLNGKVYFLKRFKKVNYAEAIKACIRDGSVAAKVGQLYAAWKFQLLDRCEAGWLEDGSIRYPIVNPRSRCGGSQPGVRNLGFPDKKFRLYGVYCFRENKDEAAGGTGKTKSAIESLTRRKSSNSIPMNATKVI; this is translated from the exons ATG TTCTCAAAGCAGCTCCAGCCTCTGATCTTTGTGGCATTTATCCTGACTTCTGCTCTCTCGGTATCTTCCTCGCCCGCTGACATAGAGAAAGGAAGGAGAAAAGTGGTGCATGTTCTTG AGGATGACACTGGAGCCGTGATTGTGCAGACTGCTCCTGGTAAAGTGGTGACACATCGGGGTGGCTCCATCACTTTGCCCTGCAGATTCCATCATGAGCCGGAGAACGTCGATCCTGCTCGCATCAGGATAAAATGGACCAAAGTGACGGACACGCTGCAGTTTGAGGACGTCTTTGTAGCTCTGGGAAA GCAGCAGCGTGTGTTTGGATCGTATCGTGGCCGTGTGTTTCTGGAGCAAGCAGGACCAGGCGACGCATCGGTGATCATCCAAAATGTCACGCTGGAGGACTATGGACGCTACGAGTGTGAGGTCACTAACGACATGGAAGACGATACAGGATTTGTGAACCTTGACTTAGAAG GAGTGGTCTTTCCCTACTATCCCCGTGAGGGGCGCTACAAGCTCAACTACTACCAGGCTGAGGATGCTTGCAAAAAGCAGGATGCCATTCTAGCTTCTCATTCTCAACTGCACAAG GCATGGCTGGAGGGACTAGACTGGTGTAATGCTGGATGGCTGGAGGACGGCTCAGTTCAGTACCCTATCTCTCATCCCAGGGACGAGTGCGGACGTAAGGACACCCCAGCTGGTGTTCGAAACTACGGCTATAGGCACAAAGAAGATGAGCGTTATGATGCTTTCTGCTTCACTTCCAAGCTCAACG GCAAAGTGTATTTCCTCAAGCGCTTCAAGAAGGTGAACTATGCGGAGGCGATTAAGGCGTGCATTCGAGACGGTTCAGTGGCGGCCAAAGTGGGTCAGCTTTATGCAGCATGGAAGTTTCAACTCCTGGACCGCTGTGAAGCAGGCTGGCTTGAGGATGGCAGCATTCGGTACCCCATAGTCAACCCCCGTTCTCGCTGTGGAGGATCCCAGCCAGGAGTCCGAAACCTTGGCTTCCCTGATAAAAAATTCCGCCTCTACGGAGTCTACTGTTTTCGTGAAAACAAGGATGAAGCAGCGGGTGGAACTGGGAAGACAAAAAGCGCTATAGAGAGTTTGACAAGGAGGAAGAGCAGCAACAGCATCCCCATGAACGCCACAAAGGTGATTTAA